In Montipora foliosa isolate CH-2021 chromosome 9, ASM3666993v2, whole genome shotgun sequence, the DNA window GGCTCCCCTCCATTGATATACAGCACATACGAGAAGCCATCTCTGTGTGCGCCATTGATGGCATAATACAGAGGAAGGTAGCGGAACTGGGTGAAATGTCTCTTTTCATAAAACTGCATTGCAGCCAAGTTTGTAGTTAAAACATGAAGATACACAGCTTTACAGTTTTGTCTCTCAGGTGTCGTCAGGTGGCACAGTAAACTATCCAAAAGCAGAGACCCTGAGATAAAAAATGACCCTGAGGTTACATGTTGAAAAATACACATGTATCTAGAAACAGATAAAATATTTTACCTGGACGTCTGAAACACACTCATCATTTTGCCAGGAAAGTGAACCTCATCATAATCACCTGCTACATACAGGGTCTATCAATAGCAATCAGCCCTGAGCACAGTTTTGCAGTTTAGTTCATTGATTTGTTAATGCCTCAGTCGCAGAGATTAATACACGTACCTTTCCAATTAAGTAGTTTTCGTTGATTTGAAAATGCAGGGCTGGCCATGTCATGTCTAAAAACATATTGTTTCATGCACAATACTCACCTATACCATGTCTCCTGTACTCTTTAACAACACCAATGCTCAAAATGTATGCCACCGTGGTGTCCTCACCAAATGCAAAGGAAAGAATGCCACCATCCTACATACAAACGATAATATACTGTTTAAGATTAAATGCAGGAAATCACATCTTTGCCTCCACTAAAAACAAAGTCTAGTTTATCAACAAAGACCGCTGGTCAAATGAGAAAGTTTTCATGGTGACTCTGAGTGACCTGACTCGAGATGCTGAGCACTTTTAGAAAATGGTTCGAAACTTAACAAAActtcacaaagtgtccctttaactcTAAAGCCTATTAATTACCTACTTTTAGCAGTGGCACAGCATTAAGAGTACTACCCTTCCAGCAATGTGGCATGGAATCGATTACCAGACTAGCTGCCACATGCAGGTTGAGAttattgttggttctctactctcgTTCAAGAGGTGTTTCCAATTGAGTACTCTGGTTTTCTTCTCTCACCAATACCCACCATTTCATTTGACTCAATTTACTGTCTCCCAACTAAAAGAGAACATGggcaaaaaaatatatgcatacatgcatacatacttaattgatcGCCGTACATGTAgaaattttttgaaatgtgtaaaaaacaaaatagaagaCTTGATTTTCAGGTGGAATTCTCACTTGTGATGGAAAAAGGAAAATGCACATCATTTCCCTGAAGCTCATCTGTGTTGTTTTGTTCACATAGAATTTGAAACTAGCCTATTATGCAACAGCACTAATTTAAGACTTAAAACATTGAGAATGTCTTCCTGCACATTTCTCTGCTTTTAGTGAGGAATTTGCTTTCTCTTGTTTTCTATAGTATTTACCTCTTTATTACAAAGAGACTTCGTCTTGACTTCTGCCACAAGAagaccaataatattcttgtttAATGTAGCTGCCAGGGAAAAGAAGCGAGAGCTTGATGTTATCTCGTCGTACCAAATATCAGGGTATCTGAGCAAGAAGAACAAACACAGAATTAAAACATAGATTTCCAGAGGTGAATaatatttctattattattattattactattattattattattattatcattatcattatcattatcattatcattatcattatcattatcattatcattatcattatcattatcattatcattatcattatcattatcattatcattattattactattattattgttgttgttcctCACAAGGTACACAAACTTTGCTTCATTTTGATAATCATAACATTCTCGTGCAGTTTGGTTGACATAAACAGTTTTCAAATTGTAAAGGTGAATCATTTGGTCTAAGAATTATATATGCACTTTTTAGGTGACGACATTAAGCTCAGGCTTCGAAAGTAGCGGTACTAAAAATAGCAATGGCGTGAATTAGGTAGAAATTTTTCAATGTGAATATTAATACACTAAATGTTTTTCTAATAGTTGAAACCTTGTCAGATACAGGGATGCATAATCACAATAACTCAGACAAGTACAGTCACCTGCCAGTTGTTGAACATGGCCATTACTGCAAATTTACTTACATTAAGTTACCCTGAGTAGGAGCAAGGGAGCAAGATTTTGTGTGAAATTGTTTTTGATGATAGGACAATCACCGCCGGCCGGTcgcccatccaagtactaaccccgtccaacagggcttaacttccgTGGGAATCGGTCTTTTCCCTTCGTTCAATTTGTAACATCTACATAAGTGTTACAAAAGAAGTTATATTATTCTCCAAAACTGTGCCAGTATAACAgaacatttttcatttacagtACCTGGAAATGATTTTTGCCAGCTTTCGAAATGTTCTTAAATAGGGGATTGGCTGTTGCTCTCGTGAGTCTTGAATGCCCTTCATTGCATTTGGCTAAACTAAACTTTACAAAACCAAAGACTGAAAATGACCCTTTCCTGCCGTGAAATTACATATCCTCACAGGGACCACACTTAAGTCCTGATCAGCTTCTTAATTTACTTCATGTGAGAAAATTCCTTGTGTCATTGCCACTCCACTGTTCAAATTCCAGGTTTTCCTTGTTGCCACTTTAATGCAAGCAGGAGCCTTTCTGATGTAAGCTAGTTTGCTAGCGTAAACAGACTGTGATTATCGACAAAAAGGTTTTAATGCTTACATCTACCCATCCCGCGTAAACACCTCTCGGCATCTTGTTATCtgtcaaaaatgcatggctacccccagttttctttttggataccaagagtacttactaagatctactttctcctgATAGTTTAAAACAGtgcaaaatatccctgtatcagtaagcatcaccaataggaaaccagagtatctcaagatgcgtagaacgtataacaatagtaggcacagtccttaactaaacactaagtgacccaagttttaagccttgatttcaaagacaCCTGCTTATCATATCTAATTTAAAAATGCAAATGCATGTACATACATAccactgaattaatatgcagcacagaagtttcgggctttcagactttttaacttgtgttttgcatataattttataatatttattaagggcattactaaaccaagAAACAGCAAAACATCAAAACGAAATACTAAAACACCATACAGCACCctaccatacattgaatactaaccaacCAAGGATGGATTTTGAGACTAAATATcgctttaggcctaattaggccaacatgttgctcctaattcattaaGATGAacattaggattcagattaagattgagattaggagcaataatgaATTATGCCTAAAACGATTCTTAATCTCAAATTcaacctttgttggttagtattcaaCATATGGTGgagtcatacatgtacatggtgtTTGGACGTTTCGTGTTTCATTTCGCTGTTTCACGGTTAATTAGTAATAACCATTTATTAAGCTCCATTTACACACTGAAAATTTAAGCCATTGCCTCCTGGCAGcgacacttgacagattttacacaaaaatttggttttattgataattaaaaatattgaagatccattaccaggattcatgataagaaataagtgtaatcgttctctggtaaaaagtttaaaaagactatgagctttcgacagactgaactgccaTCTACAATGGATAAAAACATGTAGAGAATAAAAGCGAAAGAAGTTTtaatataacgaaaaattcgcataaattaaaggaaaaaattgtaaccctaaaccctaaaccctaaaccctaacccaccatacagggattctaaaagctgacgtttcaagcgttagccctttgtcagagaaAATGAATGAACTCTGTCTAATGTCAGACAATTTGACTCGTCAAATGGGGCTGCCTGAGGAATGAATGTAATAActaaatgatgtcacttttcaCTTGATTCAACCCGCTGAGGTCCAATCAACTAGTTTTGAACATGAATAATGGCAAACCATGAAATCTAACACTTGCAcacaaagtaaacagcctttagataaaagtcaaagcttaaaattttgccagtcaggtgttaaaaGCCCACATTCATCCTGCAGGCATTGcagtgccgtggaacaattttcatacatgaaaatcccgtcaaagctgaaattcatccaatctaCCGCTATGataagcaatgcaaatttccataacaaaaacgaacagtcgaaaagcctgtcagttgaaggtggGTATTTAAGCATACATGCAcatactttcaaaatatgaagaaaaaaaggaagtgatttttttataatcatagtagcactttaaaacaCATATGTATCCCAAATCAAGTGCCAATAATTTTGGACAAATTGAATTGTTTTATGAGGAGTAATTCAGTGTCCTTCTGGGTTCTATTAAGGATTTTGAATGAAATTACGTTTCTGACATTTGTCGCCTGCGATTAGCGGCATGCTGGGCTTGTGTCAAGGTACAGTAATTTTGTATCAAAACCGCATCGAaccaaaattaaaatatatattattgaaAAAGCA includes these proteins:
- the LOC137970048 gene encoding N-alpha-acetyltransferase 60-like; the encoded protein is MTINLGLLNDVQVRFLCPTDLEEVKRLCREWFPIEYPDIWYDEITSSSRFFSLAATLNKNIIGLLVAEVKTKSLCNKEDGGILSFAFGEDTTVAYILSIGVVKEYRRHGIGSLLLDSLLCHLTTPERQNCKAVYLHVLTTNLAAMQFYEKRHFTQFRYLPLYYAINGAHRDGFSYVLYINGGEPPWTLADALRFIGSKLSQVQPCKFPLYLMSCCYHWLLWVTPIQAIRDSCVRTL